From one uncultured Paludibacter sp. genomic stretch:
- the arlR gene encoding Response regulator ArlR has protein sequence MNNYKILVVDDEEDLCEILQFNLETEGYTVDVAYSAEEALKKKLTDYNLILLDVMMGEISGFKMARLLNDNPETAQIPIIFLTAKDTENDRLTGFNIGADDYISKPFSIREVLARVKAVLRRVEAKKEGKAEQNLKYDKLNVSLENKKVTLNGEEIPFTKKEFEILKLFLENKNRVFTREEMLSRVWSDEVVVLDRTIDVNITRLRKKIGPYGKNIVTRLGYGYCFEE, from the coding sequence ATGAATAATTACAAAATTTTAGTGGTTGACGATGAAGAAGACTTATGCGAAATTCTTCAGTTCAACTTGGAAACCGAAGGTTACACCGTAGATGTGGCTTATTCTGCAGAAGAAGCGCTGAAAAAGAAATTAACCGATTATAACCTGATTTTGCTCGACGTGATGATGGGTGAAATTTCAGGATTTAAAATGGCTCGTTTACTGAACGACAATCCTGAAACGGCTCAAATTCCCATTATTTTCCTTACTGCAAAAGATACGGAAAACGATCGTTTGACAGGTTTTAACATCGGCGCCGACGATTATATTTCAAAACCGTTTTCAATACGTGAAGTGTTGGCGCGTGTAAAAGCCGTACTTCGCAGGGTTGAAGCCAAAAAAGAAGGCAAAGCGGAACAAAATCTAAAGTACGATAAATTGAACGTAAGTTTGGAAAACAAAAAAGTAACCCTCAACGGCGAAGAAATTCCGTTTACCAAGAAGGAATTTGAGATATTAAAATTGTTTCTTGAAAATAAAAACCGTGTTTTCACGCGCGAAGAAATGTTGTCCCGTGTTTGGTCTGACGAAGTTGTAGTTTTAGACCGCACTATTGACGTAAACATTACGCGCTTACGTAAAAAAATTGGTCCGTACGGAAAAAACATTGTTACGCGTTTGGGTTACGGATATTGTTTTGAAGAGTAA
- a CDS encoding putative integral membrane protein (Evidence 3 : Putative function from multiple computational evidences) translates to MEGFAEWGYWGLLLASFLAATVVPFSSEVVFSALVFGGLDPWKCVYVATLGNFLGGMSCYYLGYLGKIEWIEKYLRVKPQKMMKFEDNLHKYGDWFAFFSFLPGIGDIIAVASGFFRCRWWIVAVSMLLGKYLRYVVWMYFNGLFM, encoded by the coding sequence ATGGAAGGATTTGCAGAGTGGGGATATTGGGGATTATTATTGGCCTCTTTTTTAGCGGCTACAGTTGTTCCTTTCAGTTCAGAAGTAGTTTTCTCTGCTCTCGTATTCGGTGGGCTTGACCCCTGGAAATGTGTTTATGTTGCTACGTTAGGCAATTTTTTGGGAGGGATGTCATGCTATTATTTAGGATATTTGGGAAAAATAGAATGGATTGAGAAGTATTTGCGTGTAAAACCTCAGAAAATGATGAAATTTGAGGATAATTTGCACAAATACGGCGATTGGTTTGCGTTTTTTTCTTTCCTGCCCGGTATTGGCGATATCATTGCCGTAGCATCCGGATTTTTCCGCTGCCGCTGGTGGATTGTAGCTGTGTCTATGCTTCTTGGAAAATATTTACGTTACGTTGTGTGGATGTATTTTAACGGACTATTTATGTAA
- the mutS gene encoding DNA mismatch repair protein MutS, giving the protein MSEIVETPMMKQYNEIKAKHPDAVLLFRCGDFYETYSTDAIVAAEILGITLTRRANGKEKTVEMAGFPHHALDTYLPKLVRAGKRVAICDQLEDPKLTKKIVKRGVTELVTPGVSYSDTTLNHKENNFLASVYFSKNIIGVSFLDISTGEFLLAEGTAEYIDKLLNSFSPKEVLYDRTKKKEFETAFGTKYFTYALEDWIYTPDTANERLLKHFETKSLKGFGVQNLPNGIVAAGAILHYLDITHHQQTGHITQIVRIEEDRYVWLDRFTVRNLELYSTINEGGKTLVDIIDKTISPMGSRLLKRWVAFPLKDVKPIEERLSVVEYFFRNPELKQILIQNVSLIGDLERIISKVAVGRINPREVVQLKVALNAIEPIKQACAESENDALRKIAEQLNPCKIIAEKIDKEVQSDPPALINKGDIIRSGVNNDLDELRKLAHSGKSYLLEIQQRESQSTGIPSLKISYNNVFGYYIEVRNMHKDKVPETWIRKQTLVNAERYITQELKDYEEKILGAEEKILAIETRIFNELVLALSEYITAIQLNSNLIAKIDCLLSFAKVSEENKYFRPEVNESDVIDIKQGRHPVIEKQLPIGESYIANDVYLDNKTQQIIIITGPNMAGKSALLRQTALIVLLAQIGCFVPVESAKIGVVDKIFTRVGASDNISLGESTFMVEMNEAASILNNLSDRSLVLFDELGRGTSTYDGISIAWAIVEYIHENPNFKAKTLFATHYHELNEMENSFSRIKNYNVSVKEVDKKVIFLRKLVRGGSEHSFGIHVAKMAGMPQSIVKRSNEILKQLETDNRQNGISKPVGEIATQREGYQLSFFQLDDPVLEQIRDEIKGLNINNLTPIEALNKLNEIKRIISGK; this is encoded by the coding sequence ATGAGCGAAATTGTTGAAACACCGATGATGAAACAATACAACGAGATTAAAGCAAAGCATCCTGATGCTGTTTTGCTGTTTCGTTGTGGCGATTTTTACGAAACTTATTCTACCGATGCCATTGTTGCGGCTGAAATTTTAGGAATTACGTTAACGCGCCGTGCAAACGGAAAAGAAAAGACAGTTGAAATGGCGGGATTTCCGCATCATGCGTTGGATACGTATTTGCCAAAACTGGTACGTGCCGGAAAACGTGTGGCAATTTGCGATCAACTTGAGGATCCGAAACTGACAAAAAAAATAGTAAAACGTGGTGTCACAGAGTTGGTTACTCCGGGTGTTTCGTACAGCGATACTACGCTCAATCACAAAGAAAATAATTTTTTAGCAAGCGTTTATTTTTCCAAAAACATCATCGGAGTTTCGTTTTTGGATATTTCTACCGGAGAATTTTTACTGGCGGAAGGAACTGCGGAATACATAGATAAATTGCTTAACAGTTTTTCGCCAAAAGAAGTGCTTTATGACCGCACTAAAAAGAAAGAATTTGAAACCGCTTTCGGTACAAAATATTTCACTTACGCACTGGAAGACTGGATTTATACTCCCGATACAGCAAATGAACGTCTTCTGAAACATTTTGAAACCAAAAGTTTGAAAGGTTTCGGAGTGCAAAATCTACCGAACGGAATTGTTGCTGCGGGAGCTATTCTGCATTATTTGGATATTACGCATCATCAGCAAACGGGACATATTACGCAAATTGTTCGTATTGAGGAAGATAGATACGTTTGGTTGGATCGGTTTACTGTGCGCAATTTGGAATTGTACAGCACGATTAATGAAGGTGGAAAAACGCTGGTGGATATTATTGATAAAACGATAAGTCCGATGGGAAGTCGTTTGTTAAAACGCTGGGTAGCTTTTCCGCTCAAAGATGTGAAACCGATTGAAGAACGATTGAGCGTAGTGGAATATTTCTTCCGAAATCCCGAATTGAAACAAATATTAATTCAAAATGTATCGTTGATAGGTGATTTGGAACGAATTATTTCAAAAGTAGCGGTTGGAAGAATTAATCCTCGCGAAGTGGTACAATTGAAAGTGGCTTTAAATGCGATTGAACCAATAAAACAAGCGTGTGCCGAATCTGAAAATGACGCGTTGCGAAAAATCGCGGAACAATTAAATCCGTGTAAAATCATTGCCGAAAAAATTGATAAGGAAGTTCAAAGCGACCCGCCTGCACTTATAAATAAAGGAGACATTATTCGTTCAGGTGTAAACAACGATTTGGACGAATTGCGAAAACTGGCTCATTCCGGTAAAAGTTATCTTCTTGAAATTCAGCAACGTGAAAGTCAATCTACCGGAATTCCTTCGCTAAAAATCAGTTATAACAATGTTTTTGGTTATTATATTGAAGTGCGAAATATGCACAAAGATAAAGTTCCTGAAACGTGGATACGCAAGCAAACGCTGGTAAACGCCGAGCGTTACATTACACAGGAATTAAAAGATTACGAAGAAAAAATTTTGGGCGCCGAAGAAAAAATTTTGGCAATTGAAACCCGTATTTTCAATGAGTTGGTGTTAGCTCTTTCAGAATATATTACGGCTATTCAACTCAATTCCAATTTGATAGCCAAGATTGATTGTTTGCTTTCGTTTGCGAAAGTTTCCGAAGAAAACAAATATTTCCGTCCTGAAGTAAATGAGAGCGATGTAATCGACATAAAACAAGGACGACATCCGGTAATTGAAAAACAACTTCCAATAGGCGAAAGTTACATTGCCAACGATGTTTATCTCGATAATAAAACACAGCAAATCATCATCATTACCGGACCGAATATGGCGGGAAAATCTGCCTTGTTGCGTCAAACGGCATTAATTGTGTTGCTGGCGCAAATCGGCTGTTTTGTGCCGGTGGAAAGTGCAAAAATAGGTGTGGTGGATAAAATTTTCACGCGTGTAGGCGCCAGCGACAATATTTCGTTGGGAGAAAGTACGTTTATGGTGGAAATGAACGAGGCGGCGAGCATTTTGAATAATCTTTCAGACCGCAGTTTGGTGCTTTTTGATGAACTTGGACGCGGCACAAGCACTTATGATGGCATTTCTATTGCGTGGGCAATAGTGGAATACATTCACGAAAATCCAAATTTCAAAGCCAAAACGCTTTTTGCAACTCATTATCACGAGTTGAATGAAATGGAAAATTCGTTTTCACGTATTAAAAACTACAATGTATCGGTAAAAGAAGTAGATAAAAAAGTGATTTTCCTTCGTAAATTAGTGCGTGGCGGAAGCGAACACAGTTTTGGTATTCACGTGGCAAAAATGGCGGGAATGCCTCAAAGCATCGTAAAACGCTCCAACGAAATCCTCAAACAACTTGAAACCGATAACCGTCAAAACGGAATCTCAAAACCTGTGGGTGAAATTGCCACGCAACGAGAAGGTTATCAATTGAGTTTCTTCCAATTGGACGACCCTGTTTTGGAACAAATCCGCGATGAAATTAAAGGATTGAATATCAATAATCTTACTCCAATAGAAGCGCTGAATAAGTTAAATGAAATAAAACGGATTATTTCAGGGAAATAA
- a CDS encoding conserved hypothetical protein (Evidence 4 : Unknown function but conserved in other organisms), which translates to MLPTSCPSCHAHLKVKSLKCENCETEVSGLYTLPVLARLSDDDQQFVLRFVKNSGSLKEMASELKLSYPTVRNMLNEIIERIEEYEK; encoded by the coding sequence ATGTTACCAACATCTTGTCCGAGTTGCCACGCGCATCTCAAAGTAAAATCGCTGAAATGTGAAAACTGCGAAACAGAAGTTTCTGGTTTGTACACATTGCCTGTTCTTGCAAGGTTGTCTGATGACGACCAGCAATTTGTGCTCCGTTTTGTGAAAAATAGCGGCAGTCTAAAAGAAATGGCTTCTGAACTCAAATTGAGTTACCCTACCGTGCGTAATATGTTAAACGAAATCATAGAAAGGATTGAAGAATATGAAAAATAA
- a CDS encoding conserved hypothetical protein (Evidence 4 : Unknown function but conserved in other organisms), producing the protein MIFFYDIFCSFAIRLSRFIFNCNLMKKLFSFLIILIVALNISGQNRKEYLLEKNWKFTRTDDISNKNTNCDDSKWQNVTVPHDWAITGPFGYYDVQNVKIEQDGMKEAMEQAGRTGGLPFIGVGWYRNSADLPRFENGKQVTLLFDGAMSYPQVYVNGKKAGEWGYGYNSFYLDITDFLNKDGSPNSLAVRLENKTDQSRWYPGAGLYRNVHVIITNNIHIPAWGTYVTTPVVREDFAKVNIRTKIEGNSKEKCVLLTTILDENGNQVNRAESTLLSYDENEFNQDLIVTNPKLWDVETPTLYKAVSKLYANGKLMDEYETTFGIRTIEVVPDKGFFLNGKRIMFKGVCNHHDLGPLGAAVNDAAIRRQIRILKEMGANAIRTSHNMPAPELVRACDEMGMMLMPESFDEWKHYKVKNGYNLLWDEYAEKDMVNLLHQFRNNPSVVMWSIGNEVPDQGDNVNGPKRARFLQDICHREDPTRPVTLGMDNSKTAVYNNFAAVLDIPGFNYKPHFYREYYNHLPQQIILGSETASTVSSRGVYKFPVVRQSMKQYEDKQCSSYDVEHCYWSDLPEDNFIWENLPYYIGEFVWTGFDYLGEPTPYYSNWXSHSSYFGIIDLAGIPKDRYYLYRSLWKSDEKTLHILPHWNWKGREGQVTPIFVYTNYPSAELFINGKSQGRQTKDTEINPDSTNSDKTKMTLERLKKYRLMWMNTKYEAGTVKVVAYDEKGNIAATEEMKTAGKPVKIVLEADRNTIKADGKDISFINVKMVDRDGNFCPTQTDEITIKVTGAGKYNSMANGDAIDLTPFQSPKMRLFSGQLTALVQSTEKAGTITVEASAKGVKIGRIEINTK; encoded by the coding sequence TTGATTTTTTTTTATGATATTTTTTGTAGTTTTGCAATCCGACTTTCACGTTTTATTTTTAATTGCAATCTTATGAAAAAGCTATTTTCTTTCCTCATTATTTTAATCGTTGCATTAAATATTTCCGGCCAAAACCGTAAAGAGTATTTACTTGAAAAAAACTGGAAATTTACCCGTACCGACGATATTTCAAATAAAAATACAAATTGCGATGATAGTAAGTGGCAAAACGTAACCGTTCCACACGATTGGGCTATAACAGGACCTTTTGGATATTACGACGTTCAAAATGTAAAAATTGAACAAGACGGAATGAAAGAAGCGATGGAACAAGCGGGACGCACCGGAGGACTTCCTTTTATTGGCGTCGGATGGTACAGAAATTCTGCAGATTTGCCCCGTTTTGAAAATGGAAAACAAGTAACGTTGCTTTTTGATGGAGCAATGTCGTATCCGCAGGTATATGTGAATGGTAAAAAAGCAGGAGAATGGGGCTACGGTTATAATTCTTTTTACTTGGATATTACTGATTTTTTGAATAAAGACGGTTCTCCAAACTCGCTTGCTGTGCGTCTTGAAAATAAAACGGATCAATCTCGTTGGTATCCCGGAGCCGGTTTGTATCGGAATGTTCACGTTATTATCACGAACAATATTCATATTCCCGCTTGGGGAACGTACGTAACTACTCCTGTGGTGCGTGAAGATTTTGCTAAAGTAAACATACGAACAAAAATTGAAGGAAACAGCAAAGAAAAATGTGTTTTGTTAACAACCATTTTAGATGAAAATGGAAATCAGGTTAATAGAGCGGAAAGTACGCTTTTGTCTTACGATGAAAACGAATTTAATCAAGATTTGATTGTTACCAATCCTAAATTATGGGACGTAGAAACTCCCACACTTTATAAAGCCGTTTCAAAACTTTATGCGAATGGCAAATTGATGGATGAATATGAAACCACCTTTGGAATACGTACCATTGAAGTTGTTCCTGATAAAGGATTTTTTCTCAATGGCAAACGAATTATGTTCAAAGGAGTTTGTAATCATCACGATTTAGGACCGCTTGGAGCAGCTGTGAACGATGCCGCCATTCGACGTCAAATCCGGATATTGAAAGAAATGGGTGCAAATGCCATCCGGACTTCACACAATATGCCGGCTCCTGAACTGGTACGAGCTTGTGATGAAATGGGAATGATGTTAATGCCCGAAAGTTTTGATGAATGGAAACATTATAAAGTGAAAAATGGATATAATTTGCTTTGGGATGAGTATGCCGAAAAAGATATGGTAAATTTGCTGCATCAGTTCCGTAACAATCCTTCCGTTGTAATGTGGAGTATAGGAAACGAAGTTCCCGACCAAGGCGATAATGTAAATGGACCCAAACGTGCTCGTTTTCTGCAAGATATTTGCCATCGTGAAGACCCCACACGTCCTGTAACTCTTGGAATGGATAATTCAAAAACAGCGGTTTATAATAACTTTGCAGCAGTGTTGGATATTCCGGGATTTAATTATAAACCACATTTTTACAGAGAATATTATAATCACCTTCCACAACAAATTATTCTCGGAAGCGAAACAGCTTCTACGGTTAGTTCACGCGGAGTGTATAAATTTCCTGTTGTGCGTCAATCTATGAAACAATACGAAGATAAGCAATGCTCTTCTTACGATGTGGAACACTGTTATTGGTCGGATTTACCCGAAGATAATTTTATTTGGGAAAACTTGCCTTATTATATTGGAGAATTTGTTTGGACAGGATTTGATTATCTTGGAGAGCCAACTCCATATTACTCAAATTGGNCCTCGCATAGTTCCTATTTTGGTATTATTGATTTGGCGGGAATTCCAAAAGATCGTTATTACCTTTATCGCAGCCTTTGGAAATCGGATGAAAAAACATTGCATATTTTACCGCATTGGAACTGGAAAGGACGTGAAGGACAAGTTACTCCGATTTTTGTATATACCAATTATCCTTCGGCAGAACTTTTCATCAACGGAAAAAGTCAGGGCAGACAAACAAAGGACACTGAAATTAATCCGGATAGCACCAATTCCGACAAAACAAAAATGACATTGGAACGGCTGAAAAAATACCGTTTGATGTGGATGAACACAAAATATGAAGCAGGAACGGTAAAGGTTGTTGCTTATGATGAAAAAGGAAACATCGCTGCCACAGAAGAGATGAAAACCGCCGGGAAACCTGTTAAAATTGTCCTTGAAGCCGATAGAAACACCATCAAAGCCGATGGAAAAGATATTTCTTTTATCAACGTTAAAATGGTGGATAGAGATGGAAACTTCTGTCCAACCCAAACCGATGAAATTACCATAAAGGTTACGGGAGCAGGAAAATACAATTCAATGGCAAACGGAGATGCAATAGATTTAACGCCATTTCAATCTCCCAAGATGAGACTTTTCAGCGGACAGCTTACAGCATTGGTTCAAAGTACGGAGAAAGCCGGAACAATTACAGTGGAAGCAAGCGCAAAAGGAGTGAAAATCGGAAGGATTGAGATAAATACAAAATAA
- a CDS encoding conserved membrane hypothetical protein (Evidence 4 : Unknown function but conserved in other organisms) — protein sequence MKNKWNLLWNPFTRIAGWQAFIIGLVVVIATGVIGTYGNLVFNGAIDAHFSDMDISFCKSFLMLGIDLISVVLVMYIVGLTIAKGFRFVDILGTMTLSRAPLLLLAIMALFTHQPALSEVMKNPLIIFSYLSFIVFLILSLPVMVWFIALMYNALKISTGIKGSKLILGFILGIIMSEIISKILIHLIVK from the coding sequence ATGAAAAATAAATGGAATTTACTTTGGAATCCTTTTACACGTATTGCCGGTTGGCAAGCGTTTATAATCGGGTTGGTTGTTGTTATCGCAACGGGAGTTATCGGCACTTACGGAAATTTAGTTTTCAATGGTGCAATTGACGCGCATTTCTCTGATATGGATATTTCATTTTGCAAATCCTTTCTAATGCTGGGAATAGATTTGATATCAGTAGTGTTGGTGATGTATATTGTTGGATTGACCATTGCCAAAGGATTCCGCTTCGTAGATATTTTAGGAACAATGACTTTGTCGAGAGCGCCATTGCTTTTATTGGCAATAATGGCATTATTTACACATCAACCCGCTTTGAGTGAGGTTATGAAAAATCCATTGATTATTTTTTCTTATTTGTCTTTTATTGTTTTCTTGATTCTTTCTTTGCCTGTAATGGTTTGGTTTATAGCGTTGATGTATAATGCTCTAAAGATTTCTACCGGAATAAAAGGTTCAAAATTGATACTTGGTTTTATTTTAGGAATTATTATGTCAGAAATTATCTCTAAAATTTTAATTCATCTTATAGTTAAATAA
- a CDS encoding Integral membrane sensor signal transduction histidine kinase, with product MIFLLLATITFVQYQRERNNRAQLLDGQLKNYNLVISNYLNEKNFSWPQLNELVKLFPDSTLRVTVIDTSGLVLYDSFVKDPTTLENHKNRPEFLMARNSGDGKAIRHSHSTGKDYYYYATKFPHFYVRSALPYTPGLKILLKTNLFFIYFMVAILILAITALYFITKNFTRSIDRLRLFTHKAQTEEFEDEDWDFPKDELGEISQNMVSLYKQLAKTKNDVNNEREKLIKHLQISQEGLGIFSSEKKEILVNSHFIQYTNFLTEKQKGTSEDIFALEEFQEIDQFIDESLTNYQLTRKRITIEKEGKIFMVQCIVFQDDTFEVSINDITLQEHENELKRQLTQNISHELKTPVASIMGYMESILENPELDAERQHFFVERSLQQAQRLSALLQDISTLNKIEEHRKAFEKELCNISAIVSDVLNDVHLQLEERHFEVETHLHPEIQIRGNVSLIYSIFRNLMDNALTYAGENIRVEINCYREDDDFYYFTFSDNGIGVSEEHLNRIFERFYRVDKGRSRKMGGTGLGLAIVKNAVLYHKGNITAKNTPGGGLTFVFSLKKGNMNKLKAN from the coding sequence ATGATTTTTTTACTGCTGGCTACTATCACTTTTGTACAGTATCAGCGTGAGCGAAATAATCGTGCTCAATTGCTTGACGGTCAGTTGAAAAATTACAATCTGGTTATCAGTAATTATTTAAATGAAAAAAACTTTTCGTGGCCGCAATTAAACGAGCTTGTAAAACTTTTCCCCGATTCAACCTTGCGCGTTACGGTGATAGATACTTCGGGATTGGTACTTTATGATTCATTTGTAAAAGACCCGACCACGCTTGAAAACCATAAAAATCGTCCCGAGTTTTTAATGGCGAGAAATAGTGGCGATGGTAAAGCAATTCGTCATTCACACTCCACCGGAAAAGATTATTATTATTACGCTACCAAATTTCCTCATTTTTATGTAAGAAGCGCACTTCCTTACACACCGGGTTTAAAAATACTACTGAAGACCAATCTTTTTTTCATATACTTTATGGTGGCAATTCTCATTTTAGCCATCACAGCGCTTTATTTTATCACTAAAAATTTCACTCGTTCCATTGACCGATTAAGATTATTTACGCACAAAGCTCAAACAGAGGAATTTGAAGATGAAGATTGGGATTTTCCTAAAGATGAATTGGGAGAAATAAGCCAAAATATGGTAAGTTTATATAAACAGCTGGCAAAAACAAAAAACGATGTAAACAATGAACGCGAGAAGTTGATAAAGCACCTTCAAATATCGCAAGAAGGATTGGGAATTTTTTCGTCAGAGAAAAAAGAAATTCTTGTAAATTCACATTTTATTCAATATACCAATTTCTTAACTGAAAAACAGAAAGGAACTTCGGAAGATATATTTGCATTGGAAGAATTTCAGGAAATAGACCAATTTATAGATGAGAGTTTAACCAATTATCAACTTACGCGTAAACGAATTACCATTGAAAAAGAAGGGAAAATATTTATGGTTCAATGTATTGTTTTTCAGGACGATACCTTTGAAGTTTCCATAAATGACATTACCCTTCAAGAACACGAAAATGAACTGAAAAGGCAATTGACGCAAAATATTTCGCACGAACTGAAAACGCCTGTAGCATCCATTATGGGATATATGGAAAGTATTCTTGAAAATCCTGAATTAGATGCCGAGCGTCAGCATTTTTTTGTGGAACGCTCGCTTCAGCAAGCACAGCGTTTGAGTGCACTCTTACAGGATATTTCTACATTAAACAAAATTGAAGAACACCGCAAAGCATTCGAAAAGGAACTTTGTAATATCTCGGCAATTGTTTCAGATGTACTGAATGATGTTCATTTGCAACTTGAAGAAAGACATTTTGAGGTAGAAACTCATCTTCATCCCGAGATACAAATTCGGGGAAATGTTTCATTGATTTACTCCATTTTTAGAAACTTGATGGATAACGCTTTAACCTATGCCGGTGAAAATATCAGGGTGGAAATCAATTGCTACCGCGAAGACGATGATTTTTACTATTTTACTTTCTCCGATAATGGAATAGGGGTTTCGGAGGAACATTTAAATCGTATTTTCGAGCGATTTTATCGTGTAGATAAAGGACGCAGCCGTAAAATGGGCGGCACCGGATTAGGATTGGCAATTGTGAAAAACGCCGTTTTATATCATAAAGGGAATATTACCGCTAAAAATACTCCCGGTGGCGGTTTAACCTTTGTTTTCTCGCTCAAAAAAGGGAATATGAATAAATTAAAAGCGAACTAA
- a CDS encoding Glycosyl transferase group 1, with the protein MRIIIVGTAYPFRGGLAAYNERLAREFVRQGNDVEIYTFTLQYPSFLFPGKTQFSSEKMPDDLKITRKVNSINPFNWIKVGKEIKSKNPDKVIFCYWMSFMAPCFGTIARNCKAKNTKNIALVHNMIPHEPTILDKLFPNYFVKAMDGFVAMAKSVADDINIFDKTGKLKLISPHPIYDHYGEIISKDKAAKKLDLDARYSYILFFGFIRKYKGLDLLLEAFADVRFRQYPVKLIVAGEFYESEDSYKEIIRKNALEDDVILHTHFIPDSEVSNYFNVADIVAQPYRSATQSGVSQIAYHFEKPMLVTNVGGLAEIVPDRKVGYVVEPNKNEIADALIDFLEHNRSQTFIKNIKEEKKKYEWGKMVETINEL; encoded by the coding sequence ATGAGAATCATCATTGTAGGAACGGCGTATCCATTTCGGGGCGGATTGGCAGCTTATAATGAACGGCTTGCACGCGAATTTGTCCGTCAGGGAAACGATGTGGAGATTTACACGTTCACATTACAATATCCCTCTTTTTTGTTCCCGGGAAAAACCCAATTCTCATCAGAAAAAATGCCCGATGATTTAAAAATCACACGAAAAGTCAACAGCATTAATCCTTTTAATTGGATAAAAGTAGGAAAAGAGATCAAGTCAAAAAACCCTGATAAAGTGATTTTTTGTTACTGGATGTCGTTTATGGCTCCCTGTTTTGGAACTATCGCACGAAATTGTAAAGCAAAAAACACCAAGAATATCGCTTTGGTGCATAATATGATTCCGCACGAACCGACGATTTTAGATAAACTTTTTCCCAATTATTTTGTAAAAGCAATGGATGGTTTTGTTGCCATGGCAAAGTCGGTAGCAGATGATATTAACATTTTTGATAAAACCGGAAAGCTAAAACTTATTTCTCCGCATCCCATTTACGACCATTACGGAGAAATTATTTCAAAAGATAAAGCAGCTAAAAAGCTGGATTTGGATGCAAGATATTCATATATTTTATTCTTTGGTTTTATTCGTAAATATAAAGGACTTGATTTGTTACTCGAAGCATTTGCCGATGTGCGATTCAGACAATATCCTGTAAAATTAATTGTTGCAGGAGAGTTTTACGAATCGGAAGATTCATACAAAGAAATCATAAGAAAAAATGCATTGGAAGACGATGTTATTTTACACACGCATTTTATTCCCGATAGTGAAGTAAGCAATTATTTTAATGTAGCAGATATAGTGGCACAACCGTATCGTTCGGCAACTCAAAGCGGAGTTTCACAAATTGCATATCACTTCGAAAAACCGATGTTGGTTACAAATGTGGGCGGTTTAGCCGAAATTGTTCCCGATAGAAAAGTGGGATATGTGGTGGAACCGAATAAAAATGAAATTGCCGATGCATTGATTGATTTTTTGGAACACAACCGTTCACAAACATTTATCAAAAACATCAAAGAAGAAAAGAAAAAATACGAATGGGGTAAAATGGTGGAAACCATTAACGAGTTATAA
- a CDS encoding hypothetical protein (Evidence 5 : Unknown function), translated as MSSEAISFRLPLFFTKRSTNCWSSSDNLARTGNVYKPETSVSQFSHFSDFTLRCAWQLGQDVGNIFIYALAHIHGVTXSHPVNI; from the coding sequence TTGAGTTCAGAAGCCATTTCTTTTAGACTGCCGCTATTTTTCACAAAACGGAGCACAAATTGCTGGTCGTCATCAGACAACCTTGCAAGAACAGGCAATGTGTACAAACCAGAAACTTCTGTTTCGCAGTTTTCACATTTCAGCGATTTTACTTTGAGATGCGCGTGGCAACTCGGACAAGATGTTGGTAACATTTTTATTTACGCTTTGGCTCATATTCACGGGGTGACTTNAAGTCACCCCGTGAATATTTGA